A single window of Microbispora hainanensis DNA harbors:
- a CDS encoding pyridoxamine 5'-phosphate oxidase family protein encodes MNQRARIAMSEEEVAELLRDARKLQLGTINPDGTPHLVTMFYGLDDGRVTFWTYAKSQKARNIERDPRVSCLIETGDEYARLRGVLVYGKARPIDDPAAVLEVGLDVTRRMTGVPVDGPEARAYVEHTARKRVAYLVEPARVVSWDHRKLGGEGSGRPR; translated from the coding sequence GTGAACCAGCGCGCCCGCATCGCGATGAGCGAGGAAGAGGTCGCGGAGCTCCTGCGGGACGCCCGCAAACTCCAGCTCGGCACGATCAACCCCGACGGCACGCCCCACCTGGTCACGATGTTCTACGGACTCGACGACGGCCGCGTCACGTTCTGGACGTACGCCAAGTCGCAGAAGGCCCGCAACATCGAGCGCGACCCGCGCGTGAGCTGCCTGATCGAGACCGGGGACGAGTACGCGCGGCTTCGCGGCGTGCTCGTCTACGGCAAGGCGCGGCCGATCGACGACCCGGCGGCCGTCCTGGAGGTCGGCCTGGACGTCACGCGGCGGATGACCGGCGTGCCCGTCGACGGCCCCGAGGCGCGGGCCTACGTCGAGCACACCGCGCGCAAGCGCGTGGCCTATCTGGTCGAGCCGGCCCGCGTCGTCTCCTGGGATCACCGCAAGCTCGGCGGCGAGGGCTCCGGACGACCGCGATAG
- a CDS encoding ferredoxin, with the protein MKIKVDYDVCEANAVCMGLAPEVFEVDDEDDLHVLLPEPPAELLDRVRHAVRSCPKAALSLEDE; encoded by the coding sequence ATGAAGATCAAGGTCGACTACGACGTGTGCGAGGCCAACGCCGTCTGCATGGGCCTGGCGCCCGAGGTCTTCGAGGTCGACGACGAGGACGACCTCCACGTGCTGCTGCCCGAGCCGCCCGCCGAACTGCTCGACCGGGTCCGCCATGCGGTCCGGTCCTGCCCCAAGGCCGCGCTGTCGCTCGAAGACGAGTGA